A section of the Pediococcus inopinatus genome encodes:
- a CDS encoding aldo/keto reductase yields the protein MTKVPTIKLNNGVEMPQLGFGVFQVPDLSQAEDAVTNALESGYRLIDTATAYQNEEAVGRAIKKSDVKREDIFVTSKLWVSDFTYDRAKKGIDASLQKLGLDYMDLYLLHQPYGDVMGAWRAMEEAYKAGKIRAIGVSNFYADQLKNLELTMPVKPVVNQIEVNPWYQQTNEVKFAQSEDIRVEAWAPFAEGKHDIFTNETIAKIAQKYGKANGQVILRWLLQRGITVIPKSVHRNRMEENLNVFDFELTDAEMQTMASLDKNESQFFDHRDPVTIEQIFGSSLKQLQ from the coding sequence ATGACAAAAGTACCAACAATTAAATTAAATAACGGTGTCGAGATGCCCCAATTAGGGTTTGGTGTTTTCCAAGTACCAGATTTAAGCCAAGCGGAAGATGCCGTCACAAATGCATTGGAATCTGGGTACCGATTAATTGATACTGCCACTGCTTATCAAAATGAAGAGGCAGTTGGCCGAGCCATCAAAAAAAGTGACGTTAAACGAGAAGATATCTTTGTTACTTCTAAATTATGGGTTTCTGATTTCACCTACGATCGGGCAAAAAAGGGTATTGATGCTTCATTACAAAAATTAGGTCTGGATTATATGGATTTGTATCTGCTTCACCAACCATATGGTGATGTGATGGGTGCTTGGCGAGCAATGGAAGAAGCTTATAAGGCTGGAAAAATCCGTGCTATCGGCGTTTCTAATTTCTATGCCGATCAATTAAAAAACTTGGAATTAACCATGCCTGTTAAACCCGTGGTTAACCAAATTGAAGTTAATCCATGGTATCAACAGACCAATGAAGTTAAGTTTGCCCAAAGTGAAGATATTCGTGTGGAAGCATGGGCACCATTTGCAGAAGGTAAGCATGACATTTTCACAAATGAAACTATCGCTAAGATTGCGCAAAAGTACGGAAAAGCAAATGGTCAGGTGATCTTGCGGTGGCTCTTACAACGTGGTATTACCGTCATTCCAAAATCTGTGCATCGTAACCGCATGGAAGAAAACTTGAATGTGTTTGATTTCGAATTAACTGACGCAGAGATGCAGACGATGGCTTCTCTTGATAAGAATGAAAGTCAATTCTTTGATCATCGTGATCCAGTGACAATTGAACAAATCTTTGGCTCTAGCTTGAAACAATTACAGTAA
- a CDS encoding aldo/keto reductase: MTAPKIKLNDGNKIPAIGFGTFQIPSDGSTYKAVSEALKVGYRHIDTAVAYFNEAEVGKAVKDSGIARDQIWVTSKLWLQDFGYEPAKKAIDHSLKKLGLDYIDLYLIHQPYGDVLGAWQAMEEAKRDGKIKSIGVSNMSPKIWNQVVPQFATLPSVNQVEFNPYFQQKELRKILDVANVKIEAWAPLGQGNHDLLNEPVITKLAEKYGKNAGQIILRFENQEGIIVFPKSVHVERIKSNLDIFDFELTDAELAEIRGLDKGKGNHDPDAPGLGERLLSAFDVHANG, from the coding sequence ATGACAGCACCAAAAATTAAGTTAAATGATGGAAACAAAATCCCAGCAATTGGATTTGGAACGTTTCAAATCCCCAGTGATGGGTCGACGTATAAAGCGGTTAGTGAGGCTTTGAAGGTTGGCTATCGTCATATTGATACTGCTGTAGCTTACTTTAATGAAGCCGAAGTTGGCAAAGCAGTAAAAGATAGTGGCATTGCCCGGGACCAAATCTGGGTTACCAGCAAACTTTGGTTACAAGACTTTGGCTATGAACCAGCGAAAAAGGCCATTGATCACTCATTGAAGAAACTCGGACTTGATTACATTGATTTGTATCTAATTCATCAACCATATGGGGATGTTCTTGGCGCTTGGCAAGCAATGGAAGAAGCCAAACGGGATGGAAAAATCAAATCCATTGGCGTTTCTAACATGAGTCCAAAAATTTGGAATCAGGTTGTGCCCCAGTTTGCCACTTTACCTTCTGTAAACCAGGTAGAGTTTAACCCATATTTCCAACAAAAAGAATTGCGAAAAATTTTGGATGTTGCCAATGTGAAAATTGAAGCTTGGGCGCCACTGGGTCAAGGAAATCATGATCTATTGAACGAACCAGTTATTACTAAGTTAGCCGAAAAATATGGCAAAAATGCAGGTCAAATAATTCTTCGTTTTGAAAATCAAGAAGGAATTATTGTCTTTCCTAAATCAGTCCATGTTGAACGAATCAAGAGTAACCTGGATATTTTTGATTTCGAATTAACGGATGCCGAATTGGCAGAGATTCGAGGATTAGATAAAGGTAAAGGCAATCACGATCCAGACGCACCTGGTCTGGGGGAACGCTTGTTATCAGCATTTGACGTGCATGCTAACGGTTAA